The nucleotide window CATTTTTTTACAAAGATTGTATGTTTTTGTTCCTTGACCTTCAATCATATAAGTAGCAAGTGTCCAAGGAGCACCTGTAAATCCAATTAAAGCTTTATCTTGGGGTAATCTTTGTTTTAAAATCTTAATAGTTTCATAAACATAAGTTAATTTATTTGCAGCTTCTTCACCACCAATTAAAGCATCTAAATCTTCTTCAGTTTTAATTGGTTTATCAAATACTGGACCTTCACCTTTTAAAAAGTCTAATTTCATTCCCATTTCATTTGGAACAACTAAAATATCACTAAATAAAATAGCTGCATCAACACCAACTATATCTAAAGGTTGGATTGTAACTTCAGCTGCTAATTCTGGATTGTGACATAAATTTAAAAAGTTTCCAGCTTTTGCTCTAACTTCCATATATTCAGGTAAATATCGTCCAGCTTGTCTCATCATCCAAACAGGAGTATAAGGAGTCTCTTTTCTAAAACATGCATCTACAAAAATTTTTGACATTTTTAACCTTTTAATATTTTCCAACTTTATTTAAAAAATAAAGTCCTAATGATAATAGTGCAATTGAAACAGCAAAATAAAGCATCTCTAATGCACCATCATATTTTGTATGTAAAACTTTTTGAAAAAAGCTTACAATTAATACCATAACAATTACTTTTGCAATTTTATCTTTTAATTGGTCTAATGAATGAATTGCTAGAATATTACTACCACTTGCTTCAGCAGCATCAATTTTTGAAATAAATAGTTCGTAAATACCAAATGCAAAAATTAACATAACTACAGCAATTAAGTATAAATCAACTGCACCTATAATCTTACTTACTATTTCTTCATGAAAATTTTCTGGATGCAAACCATTTAAATAAACATCTAGTGCATATTTAATAACTTCATAAATATCCATTGAAGCAACAACAAAAAGTATTATTGAACCTAATAATCCAAATATTACTGCAAGCAAAACAAAAAGTCTTGCTTGCCACATTGTAGTTTCAAAAATTTTTTCTAACATATTAAATGTCATTTTCCATATCAATCCATTTAAGAGCGATTCTAACTGCATTCGTTGCAGCCCCTACTCTTACTTGGTCAGCTACGTTAAAATAATGAACAATATTTGAAGCATATACATCTTTTCTAATTCTTCCAACATAAGTTAAATCTGTATCTGTTGAAATAATTGGCATTGGATATTTTTTATTTGGTAAATCATCTATTACTTTTAAATTCTCAAAATTATCAAATACTTCTCTAACTTTTTCTAAATCAACTTCAATATTTTCATCAAATGTAACTGTAATTGATTCACTATGAGATCTTAAAACAGGAACTCTTACACAAGTTGCAGCAACTTGAATCTCTTTATGCATAATTTTTTGAGTTTCATTTACCATTTTCATTTCTTCTTTTGTAAATCCATTTTCTTTTGCAACATCAATTTGAGGAATTACATTTAAAGCTATTTGATAAGGGAAAGCTTTTATCTCTGTTTCATCTAATCTAAATGCAAAAAAGTCTTGCATTTGTTTTACAAGTTCTTCCATACCAGTTTTTCCAGCACCTGAAACAGCTTGATATGTTGAAACATCAACTCTTTTAATACCATATAAATCATCTAGCGGTTTTAAACTTTGAACCATTTGAATAGTTGAACAATTTGGATTTGCAATTATTCCCGTTTCTTTCCATAATTTAATATCTTCTGGATTAACTTCTGGAACTACTAATGGAACTTTTGGATCCATTCTAAAATGACTTGTATTATCAATTACAACGGCACCTGCTTCAACTGCATATTTAGCGAATTTTTCAGAGACTGAACCACCTGCACTAAAAAAAGCAATTTCAACATCATTTTCTTCAAATACAGTTTCAGTTAATTCTAAAACTGTAACTTCTTTATTCATATATTCAATTTTTGAACCAGCACTTCTTGCACTTGCCAATGGTATTAATTTATTTATTGGGAAATTATTTTCTTCTAAAACTCTAAATAACTCTTCACCAACTGCACCAGTTGCTCCAACAACTGCAACATTAAACTTTCTCATTTCTTATTCTTCCTCATCTTTTTCTAAATTATCATCATTTTTTTCTAAATCTAAAACATCTAATAAAGTTTGATTTTTTGCATTTGTAGAAATTTCAATATTCGTTTCTAAAATTTCTCCATCTTCGTTATATCTAATAACATTTCCATTTTCATCAAGTTCTATCTCTTCATCCTCTTTTGGACATTTAGCAATAGACACAACTTTATCATTTTTATCTACATTTACAATAATTACTCCAGCTGTATTTCTACCTGCTTTTCTAATTGATTGCATATCAACTCTAATCATTTTTCCAATTGAAGTTAATAACATTAAATCTTGTGAATCATCAACTAAAACTTCTCCAATAACATTTCCAGTCTTTGGTGATAATTTCATAGATATAACTCCAGAACCCGCTCTATTTGTAAGTCTATATTCACTTACTGTTGTTCTTTTCCCTATACCTTTTTCTGAAACAGTTAGTAACTCTTGTTCTTCATTACTTACAACATCAGCATCAACTACAAAATCTACATCATGTTTAAACTTAATACCTCTAACCCCTCTTGTACTTCTTCCTTGATCTCTCGTTTTTTCAATTTCAAATCTAATACATTGTCCCATACTTGTGAAAATCATTAAAAATTGCGTATCAACATCAGCAATTTTAGCAGTTACTATTTCATCTGCATCATCAAGAACAATTGCTCTTACGCCATTACTTCTGATATTTGAGAATTCACTTAAAGAAGTTCTTTTAATAATCCCATTTCTTGTGAAGAATACTAGAGATTTAGATTCATCAAAATCAGGTGTTGGAATAATTTCCATAATTTTTTCATCAGGTCTTAAATTGATTAAGTTAACGACTGCTTTACCTTTTGCCGTTCTACTTCCTTCAGGAATTTTATAAACTTTTAACCAATATAATTGTCCCATATTTGTAACAAACATTAAAGTATCATGAGTATTACTTACAAAGAATTTTTCAATAAAATCATCATCGTGTGTAGTAACTGCAACTTTACCTTTACCACCTCTTTTTTGTTTTTCATAAGATTTAATTGGAACTCTTTTTACATATCCATTATGTGTAATTGTTACAACCATAGGTTCATTTGGAATTAAATCTTCTATATCAATTTCATCATAAGAATCTTCAATTTCAGTTCTTCTATCATTTGCAAATTTTTCTTGAATTTCTGTTAATTCTTCTTTGATAATTTGATTTAATTTTTCTTCAGATTTTAAAATTGATTCTAGTTCTGCAATTAATATCATAAGTTCAGCATATTCAGCTTCTAATTTATCTCTTTGAAGACCTGTTAATCTTCCAAGTCTCATATCTAAAATAGCTTGAGATTGAATTGGGCTTAATCCAAATCTTGTCTCCAAGCTAGCTTTTGCTTCTGCATCATTTGAACTTGCTCTAATAATTCTTACAACTTCATCGATGTTATCAACAGCAATTTTTAAACCTTCTAAAATATGTGCTCTAGCTTTTGCTTTTTCTAAATCAAATATTGTTCTTCTAATAATTACAGTTTTTCTATGTGATAAGAAAATATTTAATAATTGAGGTAAATTAAATACTTTTGGTTCTTTATTGTAAACAGCT belongs to Arcobacter defluvii and includes:
- a CDS encoding YqhA family protein, which gives rise to MLEKIFETTMWQARLFVLLAVIFGLLGSIILFVVASMDIYEVIKYALDVYLNGLHPENFHEEIVSKIIGAVDLYLIAVVMLIFAFGIYELFISKIDAAEASGSNILAIHSLDQLKDKIAKVIVMVLIVSFFQKVLHTKYDGALEMLYFAVSIALLSLGLYFLNKVGKY
- a CDS encoding aspartate-semialdehyde dehydrogenase; translation: MRKFNVAVVGATGAVGEELFRVLEENNFPINKLIPLASARSAGSKIEYMNKEVTVLELTETVFEENDVEIAFFSAGGSVSEKFAKYAVEAGAVVIDNTSHFRMDPKVPLVVPEVNPEDIKLWKETGIIANPNCSTIQMVQSLKPLDDLYGIKRVDVSTYQAVSGAGKTGMEELVKQMQDFFAFRLDETEIKAFPYQIALNVIPQIDVAKENGFTKEEMKMVNETQKIMHKEIQVAATCVRVPVLRSHSESITVTFDENIEVDLEKVREVFDNFENLKVIDDLPNKKYPMPIISTDTDLTYVGRIRKDVYASNIVHYFNVADQVRVGAATNAVRIALKWIDMENDI
- the gyrA gene encoding DNA gyrase subunit A, producing the protein MENLFENQDIIDVNIEDSVKASYLDYSMSVIIGRALPDAKDGLKPVHRRILYAMHDLSITSKSAYKKSARIVGDVIGKYHPHGDTSVYDALVRMAQNFSMRAPLVDGQGNFGSIDGDSAAAMRYTEARMTRIAEEVLRDLDKDTVNFVPNYDDTMKEPSVLPTRVPTLLLNGSEGIAVGMATKIPPHNINELLNAVLYTIDNPDATADELMQFIQGPDFPTGGTIFGRRGIIDAYNTGRGRVRIRAKHHIETRGKKEIIVLDELPYQVNKARLIELIANLAKDKQIEGIAEVRDESDREGIRVVIELKKDAMSEIVLNNLYKSTPMETTFGIILLAVYNKEPKVFNLPQLLNIFLSHRKTVIIRRTIFDLEKAKARAHILEGLKIAVDNIDEVVRIIRASSNDAEAKASLETRFGLSPIQSQAILDMRLGRLTGLQRDKLEAEYAELMILIAELESILKSEEKLNQIIKEELTEIQEKFANDRRTEIEDSYDEIDIEDLIPNEPMVVTITHNGYVKRVPIKSYEKQKRGGKGKVAVTTHDDDFIEKFFVSNTHDTLMFVTNMGQLYWLKVYKIPEGSRTAKGKAVVNLINLRPDEKIMEIIPTPDFDESKSLVFFTRNGIIKRTSLSEFSNIRSNGVRAIVLDDADEIVTAKIADVDTQFLMIFTSMGQCIRFEIEKTRDQGRSTRGVRGIKFKHDVDFVVDADVVSNEEQELLTVSEKGIGKRTTVSEYRLTNRAGSGVISMKLSPKTGNVIGEVLVDDSQDLMLLTSIGKMIRVDMQSIRKAGRNTAGVIIVNVDKNDKVVSIAKCPKEDEEIELDENGNVIRYNEDGEILETNIEISTNAKNQTLLDVLDLEKNDDNLEKDEEE